The genomic region ATCTACTCCGAATGACCGACCCAGGGCTCAGACACTCTTTGATACCGAAATAGGCTATGCCTATAGTTCTCAGAAAATTTCGTTCGAGGCGGTTCTATATAATATGCAGTACCAAGATCAACTCATCAATACAGGGGAGATCAACGATGTAGGTGAAAACGTAAGGACCAATGTAGCGGACTCATACCGAAGAGGGGTGGAATTGATATTCAAGGCACGCCCTATTGAAAGATTCGAAGTGGACTTGAATCTGGGTCTGAGCCAGAATGTGATCCAAGACCATGTGGAATTTGTCACTGACTTCTTGGATTACTCATTGGTCGAGCAAGACCTGGGCGATGTGACCATTGCTTATTCTCCCTCTGTGATCGCTTCTGGACAATTAGCCTATGATCTTTTCAGGAAGACAGATGACAAGAGCGGGCTCAGGATCAATCTGATCTCTAAATACGTAGGGGAGCAGTATCTGGATAATACCGAGACCGAAGGCCGCACGATCGATGCCTTCTGGGTCAATGATATCCGATTGGACCTCGACCTGAATCCCCAATGGGCCAAGAATATCCGTCTGAATCTGCTTGTCAGGAATATCCTAGATGAAGAATACGTTTCCAATGGGTGGACGTATCGCTATCTCTATGCTGGTGAGGAAGTGTCCTTTGATGCACTCTTCCCGCAGGCCGGAGTCAACTTCATGACCGGATTGACGGTAGAGTTCTAGGATTTCACAGAAAGGCTGTGAACAGCAATGCTGATGTCTTGGAATAGGGAAGGGTCTTCTTCGAAGGCTGTTCCTACTACAATCATATCCGCTCCAGAACTACAGGCAGCTTGAGCCTGTTCGGCATTTCGTATCCCACCTCCGATGATGAGAGGTATATCGATCGCCTTTCGCACCGACTCGATCATCCGGGGTGTGATGGGCATGGCAGCTCCACTTCCACCGTCCATATAAATGCACGACATATTCAGATACATTCCGGCCATGGCCGTGGCCACGGCTATTTCGTCCTTGTCATGTGGTATCGGGCTGCTCTGACTCATGTAGTGAGCAGTGGTGAGATTGCCACATTGCACCAGCATATATCCTGTGCTCATCACATGCAGGTCGGTCTGCTTGAGCAGAGGAGCTGCTTCTACCTGTTTTCCGATAAGCAATTCCGCATTGCGACCGGATAGGAGCGATAAGAATAGTATACCATCAGCCCGGGCATCGATCTGGGATGGGCCAGAAGGAAAAAGATAGATCGGTCGATCACTCCTGGACCTGACGGCCTCGATAGTCGCCCTCAGGCGGTCTGTAATGAGCAAGGATCCACCTATCAGGAACAGATCAGCACCATTCTCATCCATGTAGCTGATCCGATCAGCCTGTGCATCATCGAACTTATCCGGGTCCAGAAGCACGGCCAGAAGTTTCTTGCCTTCATTCCTTGCACTTGCCAGAAGATCTTGAAGTGGACCGCTTCTTCTTGCCATCTCTTAATCGCTATAGCAACAGTGTGCTATGAAATATCCGTTGAGCTTGTGGTAATGGACCTCATGTGCATGTGGACCATCAAAACGATTGGCCAGGACAGACATTACTCCTTGATCATCTGGAACTTCATCCTGGGTGCGTATCTCCTTGAAAGGAAGATGGTGCTTGTGTACTTTGAATACAGACTCCTTGACCGACCAGAGTACCTGTAGATAATCGAGATCCTTTCCGCAGGCAGAGTATCTTCCTTCCTCTTCTTCATTGAGGAACTTGCTGGAGATCCGCTTCAGTTTCTCGTCCCGCTTCTGTATGTCTATCCCCACTTCACAATCATCATGTATGATCATGGCCACCTTATCATAGGAATGGCTGTAGGAGACACATCGATCGTCCTCTACGAGGTGTGGCGCACCGAATTGGTCATAGTAGATTCCCTGAAAGGTATCGATGACATCACTGGAGAGAAGCCTTGAGGCATACCATTGCTTGCGCTTGCGCGGGACTTTGATCGCCTCTACATCGGCCAAGTGGGTCTCACCTTGAGCATGTAGGTACATTTCTTTCAGTTGGGCCTCGGTCTCATCGATGTGCCATATATAAACAGCACTTGTGTCCGGCATGATGATCTTGTCCGTTATCGGCATAGTTTCAGTGTTTCGGTTTGCTCTTAAAAGGCCTTCGCTTCAAGCTAAAGCGTATTTTTGCGGCAAAATAATCGTAGGTAATGAATAATCAGGTAGAAACCTCCCAAATGCAGTACAAAGTAAAAGATATTACGCTGGCAGAATGGGGAAGAAGAGAAATCGAATTGGCCGAGGCTGAAATGCCGGGTCTCATGGCGCTTCGCGAAGAATACGGTGAGAGCAAACCACTGAAAGGAGCACGCATCGCTGGATGTCTCCATATGACCATCCAGACGGCCGTCCTCATTGAGACCTTGATCGAGCTAGGAGCTGAAGTGACTTGGAGTTCTTGCAACATCTTCTCTACACAGGACCATGCGGCTGCAGCCATTGCCGCGGCCGGTATTCCAGTATTTGCTTGGAAAGGAATGAATGAAGAGGAATTCGATTGGTGCATCGAACAGACCTTGAATGCTTTCGAAGGAGGTAAACACCTCAATATGATCTTGGATGACGGTGGTGACCTCACCAATATGGTCCTCGACCGATTCCCAGAGTTGGTTCCGGATATCAAAGGATTGAGCGAAGAGACCACTACTGGAGTTCACCGTCTGGTCGAGCGCGAAAAGAATGGAACCCTGCCAATGCCTGCCATCAATGTCAATGACTCGGTCACCAAGTCCAAGTTCGACAATAAGTATGGCTGTAAAGAATCCTGTGTGGATGCCATACGCAGAGCAACCGATGTGATGATAGCAGGTAAAGTCGCTGTAGTTGCCGGTTATGGTGATGTAGGTAAAGGAAGTGCAGCTTCACTTCGCGGGGCTGGTGCTCGTGTCATCGTGACAGAGATCGACCCGATCTGTGCGCTACAGGCGGCCATGGACGGTTTTGCAGTCAAGAAGATGGTGGATGCCGTCAAAGAAGCTGATATCGTAGTGACTGCCACCGGCAACAAGGATATCCTCACCGGAGAGCATTTCAAGTCCATGAAGGACAAGACCATCGTAGCTAACATCGGACACTTCGATAATGAGATCGATGTGGCTTGGCTCAATGATAACTACGGTGACCATAAAGTGGAGATCAAGCCTCAGGTAGATAAGTACACTATAGATGGCAAGGACATCATCCTACTGGCCGAAGGCCGTCTGGTCAACCTGGGTTGTGCTACGGGTCACCCGTCATTCGTGATGAGTAACTCCTTCACCAATCAGACCTTGGCACAGATCGAACTGTGGACCAATACGGATGCCTATGATAACAAGGTCTACATGCTGCCCAAGCATTTGGATGAGAAGGTGGCCAGATTGCACCTCGAAAAGATCGGAGTGGTACTCGAAGAGTTGACCAGCGATCAAGCAAACTATATCGGAGTTCCTCAAGAAGGGCCATTCAAGCCTGAACATTACAGGTACTGATTCTTTCAGGAAACACCGAGAATCATTCGAATGGGGGTCTTCATCAATTGAAGACCCTCAGTTCGTTTATCGCACCATTATAAGAGGTGCGGTAGGTGGTCAGTGGGAAGGAAGCAGGACCTTGAGTGACCGAACCATCCGTGATGACGAATCGGCTGCCACAGACATTGGTATCGGCCGCAATGATATTATCCTCCAATACATGCACTCGATCCCCATTGATGGGTTCATAGGGGCAATGTCTGTCCATGGCCGTGAATTCTTCGGTACCGGCCCTATAGACGATGATACCTCGCGATCCCCCAGTAACATACACCCACCCTCCTGGGGTGTTGAGAGGTTGCCATTGAGGAAGATTCAATGATAAGGTGATATCGACCGGTACATTGGGCACCCTTTGGTCATCATCGTCCTTGCATGCAGCGAAGGATATCAGGGTCAGAATGAAGAAAAGGAAATACCTCACCATGCAAAACTATGGGCTTGTGCCGTTATTTTGACACCATGTTCAGACGTATTATCATCGCGATCATTGCCTTGAGTTCCCTTATTTCTATCGATGCGCCAGCACAGAAGAAGAAATACAAGGCGCCCAAGGATCCACAGAAAGAGGCTCTGAAGAAGGAAGAGCAAGAGGCCAAGCAGTTGGACAAGGACATTGCCAAGATGAAAAAAGAGCATCGCAAGCTTCAAGGCAAAAAGACTGCAAAGAGGATGAAGAGGAACAAGAAGCGATCGGATCGATACGGTCGTGGTCAGAAGGATCCATTCCTCCAGCGACTCTTCAATAAGAAGAAGTACAAGAAGGTCAAATCGAAAGATGGCTGATCGAGTATTCAGGATTGAGATTCAACAGCTTTTAATGGTCCGGTAACATTCGTTATCCCGTGGTCCTACACCTACATTTGGACATGCGATCGATATGAATTCTAGTATACCTACTATGAATTGAGATAATCCATCGCTTAACACTCAGTATAGATTGCAGACAGAATCGCAAAACATATATCTTTACGGCCTTTGTGAAAAGCAGATAAACCAAAACAGAACCGCTATCCCATGATTTCAAGGCTACGATTCGTATTGTTTTTTGTAGGTATCCTGTTCACGTCCAGCCTCATGGCTCAGACCGGTGCCGGCACGTTGAAAGGTAAGGTGACAGACGCTAGCAATGGAGAGCCTCTCCCATTTGCCAATGTCGTTGTACTCGCTGGTGAGACCCAAGTCGGTGGTGGAGCCACTGATTTCGATGGGAACTTCACCATCAAACCTATTCCTCCTGGCTCCTACAACGTGAAATGTGTATTCGTAGGATATAATCCTAGAGTCATTTCTGGAGTGATCATCAAAGGAGACAAGATCACCTTCCAGGATTTCGCCCTCTCTGCAGGTGTGAATCTAGATGAAGTCATCGTAGTTGAATATGTAGAACCACTGATCGATAAAGATGGTGGTGCCTCAGGTGGAACCGTCAGTAGGGCAGATATCGATAAGATGTCAGCTCGTACAGCAACAGCGGTAGCAAGTACCATCGGAGGGGTATCCGGTGCCGGACAGACCGGGAACAATGAAGGGAACATCTCCCTGCGTGGAGCGCGATCGGACAACACCTATTATTATATAGATGGTATCAAAGTAAGGGGTGCGACCAACCTTCCTAAGTCGGCCATCGAAGAAGTATCTGTGATAACAGGTGGAGTACCTGCTAACTATGGAGATGCCACCGGAGGTATCATCAGCATCACCACCAGAGGAGCTTCGTCCGAATTCTTCGGAGGAGTAGATATCCTCAGTAGCGGATTCCGCTCAGGAGATGAGATCGTAGGTCTGGACGGATTTGGACAGACCCAATTAGAGGCCTATCTCTCAGGACCTATTCTCTTCAAAAAAGACGAGAATGGTGAGAAGACCGATCCTTTACTTGGATTCTTCCTTTCTACCAACGTTAGGAAATTCGAGGATAGAAGACCTTCAGCTATCGGACATTGGTACCTGACCGAAGAAGCACAGACCGAATTGGAGAACAATCCGGTATTCTTCACTCAGAACTCGGACGGTTCATTCTCTCAGCAGCTTGCAGCAGACTACCTGACCTTGGATGATTTCGAAAATGTCACTGCGGCCAAGAACGCAGATGAGTTCGCAGCATCACTTCAGGCCAAGTTCGACCTGAACATCAACAAGAATTCGGTATTCACTATAGGTGGATCAGCTGACTTTAGGGATAGGAATGATTTCAGGAATTACGGTTATACAGCCACCAATTCCATCGCGAACATTGGTGCTCAGAGCCGATTGAATAGTGTGCTCAACTGGAAGAACAATGCAACTACCGAGCAATTGACCTGGAGAGGTTTTGCACGATACACGCAGCGATTCAACTCCTCTGAGGAGTCTAAAGTGAAGAATGCGTACTACACCATCGCTCTGGATTACTCTAAAGTTTTGATCACTACCAAGGATAGGAACCACGAAGACAACTTCTTCAACTATGGTCATGTAGGGACCTTTGATGTGGAGCGTGGTCTGACCTTTGCGCAGAATCAAGAGACCGGTGAGATCGAGCAGAATGGAATCGCTACGTATTACACAGGCTATACACCTGGAACGGCTAATCCGATACTTGCAGGCGTGAATGTCGGGGCATTCGCCACCACAGAGATATCCGGTGATACCTTGGATGCAGATAACATCAATATAATAGGTGTAGGTAACGGTAATATCCTCAATCGACCCTATGGATTCTTTGCCAACGTAGGTACTCCAGCAAACTTCTACCGGGATAGGAACAACTCCCAATTCCGTTTGACCACTTCAGGTACAGCAGATATCGGAGACCACGCCATCACACTGGGAATCGAGTATGAACAGCGTGTAGACCGTGGATTCGACATGGCTCCTGTAGGTCTTTGGGAAAGAGCAAGACAATTGACCAATGACCATATCTCGCCCATCGATACTACAGTTCTGTATTCCGGATACTATGCGGAGGTCGGAGATTTCGTGAATGTATTCCAACCTCAGGTCGATGTGGGTCAGCAAACGGCATTCGACCGAGCCTTGAGGATTGCCCTAGGGCTAGACCCAGAGGGAGATGATTTTCCTATGGGTGACCAGAATGATCCAGCAACCCTAGCATCGTATCTCGATTGGATCGATAATAACTTCATCGATGTAGAATCACTGGATCCAGCTCTTCTCAATCTGGATATGTTCTCAGCTGGTGACCTGCTTAGAGATGGTGCCAACCTGGTCAGTTACTGGGGATATGACCACACAGGAGACATATTGACTTCAGACCCGAGTCTGGAAGACTATTTCACTGCAGTAGATGAGAACGGTTTCAGGACCTATGCGGTCGATGCCTTCCGTCCGGTGTATATCGCAGGATATATCATGGACAAGTTCGCATTCGATGATATCATATTCAATGTCGGAGTGCGTGTAGATAGATTCGATGCCAACCAGAAAGTACTCAAAGATGAATACATCGTAAGGGACTTCTACACGGTAGGAAATAACCCGCAGTTCGATGAGCATCCCGCGAGTATCGGTGATGACTACGTGGTATATGTAGATGACCCCATCTCTCCCACACAGGTAAGAGGATATCGTACAGGGGATGATTGGTTCAACTCTGATGGTACATCCATCGTTGATCCAGAACAATTGCAGATCGGTGTATCATCCTACCCATATCTCACCACTACGGAAAATGAATTGACAGCGGGAGCTTTCAAGGACTACGAACCTCAGGTCAATGTGATGCCTCGTGTGGCATTCTCATTCCCTATCTCTGATGAGGCCGTATTCTTTGCTCACTATGACATCTTGACGCAGCGTCCAGAAAGAGGGATACGCATCCAGCTTCAGAACTACGAGTTCATTCAGACACAGAATAATGTGATCAACAACCCTGCGCTCAGACCTACGACCACGATCGACTATGAGCTAGGGTTCCAGCAGGTCTTGAGTAGAAGCTCTGCCTTGAAGATCTCAGCATTCTATAGAGACATGCGTGACATGATCCAGGTGCGCGAGCTTCCAGGAGCTTTCCCTGAAGACTATATCACTTATAGAAATATCGATTTCGGTACAGTCAAGGGTCTGACCCTTACCTATGACCTTAGAAGAACGGGTAACACGCGTATCAATGCCAACTACACCTTGCAGTTCGCAGGTGGTACGGGT from Flavobacteriales bacterium harbors:
- a CDS encoding geranylgeranylglyceryl/heptaprenylglyceryl phosphate synthase → MARRSGPLQDLLASARNEGKKLLAVLLDPDKFDDAQADRISYMDENGADLFLIGGSLLITDRLRATIEAVRSRSDRPIYLFPSGPSQIDARADGILFLSLLSGRNAELLIGKQVEAAPLLKQTDLHVMSTGYMLVQCGNLTTAHYMSQSSPIPHDKDEIAVATAMAGMYLNMSCIYMDGGSGAAMPITPRMIESVRKAIDIPLIIGGGIRNAEQAQAACSSGADMIVVGTAFEEDPSLFQDISIAVHSLSVKS
- a CDS encoding 4'-phosphopantetheinyl transferase superfamily protein → MPITDKIIMPDTSAVYIWHIDETEAQLKEMYLHAQGETHLADVEAIKVPRKRKQWYASRLLSSDVIDTFQGIYYDQFGAPHLVEDDRCVSYSHSYDKVAMIIHDDCEVGIDIQKRDEKLKRISSKFLNEEEEGRYSACGKDLDYLQVLWSVKESVFKVHKHHLPFKEIRTQDEVPDDQGVMSVLANRFDGPHAHEVHYHKLNGYFIAHCCYSD
- a CDS encoding adenosylhomocysteinase — encoded protein: MNNQVETSQMQYKVKDITLAEWGRREIELAEAEMPGLMALREEYGESKPLKGARIAGCLHMTIQTAVLIETLIELGAEVTWSSCNIFSTQDHAAAAIAAAGIPVFAWKGMNEEEFDWCIEQTLNAFEGGKHLNMILDDGGDLTNMVLDRFPELVPDIKGLSEETTTGVHRLVEREKNGTLPMPAINVNDSVTKSKFDNKYGCKESCVDAIRRATDVMIAGKVAVVAGYGDVGKGSAASLRGAGARVIVTEIDPICALQAAMDGFAVKKMVDAVKEADIVVTATGNKDILTGEHFKSMKDKTIVANIGHFDNEIDVAWLNDNYGDHKVEIKPQVDKYTIDGKDIILLAEGRLVNLGCATGHPSFVMSNSFTNQTLAQIELWTNTDAYDNKVYMLPKHLDEKVARLHLEKIGVVLEELTSDQANYIGVPQEGPFKPEHYRY
- a CDS encoding TonB-dependent receptor plug domain-containing protein is translated as MAQTGAGTLKGKVTDASNGEPLPFANVVVLAGETQVGGGATDFDGNFTIKPIPPGSYNVKCVFVGYNPRVISGVIIKGDKITFQDFALSAGVNLDEVIVVEYVEPLIDKDGGASGGTVSRADIDKMSARTATAVASTIGGVSGAGQTGNNEGNISLRGARSDNTYYYIDGIKVRGATNLPKSAIEEVSVITGGVPANYGDATGGIISITTRGASSEFFGGVDILSSGFRSGDEIVGLDGFGQTQLEAYLSGPILFKKDENGEKTDPLLGFFLSTNVRKFEDRRPSAIGHWYLTEEAQTELENNPVFFTQNSDGSFSQQLAADYLTLDDFENVTAAKNADEFAASLQAKFDLNINKNSVFTIGGSADFRDRNDFRNYGYTATNSIANIGAQSRLNSVLNWKNNATTEQLTWRGFARYTQRFNSSEESKVKNAYYTIALDYSKVLITTKDRNHEDNFFNYGHVGTFDVERGLTFAQNQETGEIEQNGIATYYTGYTPGTANPILAGVNVGAFATTEISGDTLDADNINIIGVGNGNILNRPYGFFANVGTPANFYRDRNNSQFRLTTSGTADIGDHAITLGIEYEQRVDRGFDMAPVGLWERARQLTNDHISPIDTTVLYSGYYAEVGDFVNVFQPQVDVGQQTAFDRALRIALGLDPEGDDFPMGDQNDPATLASYLDWIDNNFIDVESLDPALLNLDMFSAGDLLRDGANLVSYWGYDHTGDILTSDPSLEDYFTAVDENGFRTYAVDAFRPVYIAGYIMDKFAFDDIIFNVGVRVDRFDANQKVLKDEYIVRDFYTVGNNPQFDEHPASIGDDYVVYVDDPISPTQVRGYRTGDDWFNSDGTSIVDPEQLQIGVSSYPYLTTTENELTAGAFKDYEPQVNVMPRVAFSFPISDEAVFFAHYDILTQRPERGIRIQLQNYEFIQTQNNVINNPALRPTTTIDYELGFQQVLSRSSALKISAFYRDMRDMIQVRELPGAFPEDYITYRNIDFGTVKGLTLTYDLRRTGNTRINANYTLQFAGGTGSNSTSGLNLAASGQPNLQNIAPLAYDQRHAINVTFDYRYGEGKDYNGPVWFGKQFFANTGMNLIANLGSGTPYSNTKRAVSVLDGRTSGGLAGTLNGARLPSIFTLNAQFDKNITLKFGKNDEGEKAKTANLNIYLLINNLLNTQNVVRVYPFTGDPDDDGFLVTPEGQQAVAGAPSPEAYAD